In Tubulanus polymorphus chromosome 8, tnTubPoly1.2, whole genome shotgun sequence, one genomic interval encodes:
- the LOC141909804 gene encoding uncharacterized protein LOC141909804, with protein MDKEFENTHWPLLNTKERQSTLVSYYEKGMTHCGNEFTKGMVREASVATGMPEKSVKKWIENHKVQCRKKAGIYNYENLSKKQRIRSCRPYDVYLSDKKKGKCQGNWNDQTEEAMASYAQRAASHSQPIGPENKENNIEFLVHELEKKVNKFTSTTEKLDVVAIAITKDGNRMFICGSPIPTKWFEKQREVQQSLKSLYQPDDDNQLEDVNVLRSKVTDMFNRKYTSAIKGISGTRCSYKAVDAGQVRAFNLPTGIILKRPSSYAKNSLKALLKKEDKIYFEVDTMSHEEAASPTEELQFPEATEDSDATEIIREPNMAKRKAEVLTKKTGKSVIKTGIKKRKINNVDTMSHGEAASPTEELLFPEATEDSDSAEIIREPMTKRKTEVVTKKKEKSANKSRKKPNDDIFLVEKIVGHQSKGGQQYYKIKWLDFSSKHNTWEPIENLTSVMDMVISYDKKIQSIVEKHQPIELKE; from the exons ACAGTCTACTTTGGTGTCCTATTATGAGAAAGGGATGACTCATTGTGGAAATGAATTTACCAAAGGAATGGTACGAGAAGCCAGTGTTGCTACAGGCATGCCAGAGAAATCAGTtaag AAATGGATAGAGAACCACAAGGTACAATGTCGAAAGAAAGCTGGGATTTACAACTATGAAAATCTGAGTAAGAAGCAGCGCATTCGATCATGCAGACCGTACGATGTTTATCTCTCTGataaaaaaaaaggaaaat GCCAGGGAAATTGGAATGACCAAACAGAGGAAGCAATGGCTTCATACGCACAGAGGGCTGCAAGCCACAGCCAGCCTATCGGcccagaaaataaagaaaataacatTGAATTTCTGGTGCATGAACTAGAAAAAAAG GTAAATAAATTTACTTCGACAACAGAAAAGTTGGATGTTGTGGCTATTGCTATTACTAAGGATGGGAATAGAATGTTTATATGTGGATCACCAATTCCAACAAAGTGGTTTGAAAAACAGAGAGAGGTTCAGCAAAGTCTGAAGTCACTTTATCAGCCAG ATGATGACAATCAATTAGAAGATGTCAACGTACTGCGATCGAAAGTCACAGATATGTTCAATCGTAAATACA cTTCAGCAATAAAGGGTATCTCCGGGACGAGATGCAGCTACAAAGCGGTTGATGCTGGTCAAGTCAGGGCATTTAATTTGCCAACtggaataattttgaaaagacCATCATCTTATGCAAAAAACTCGCTGAAAGCACTTTTGAAAAAGGAAGATAAAATATACTTCGAAG TTGATACTATGAGCCACGAAGAAGCAGCGTCACCAACTGAAGAACTTCAGTTTCCAGAAGCCACTGAAG ATTCAGATGCTACAGAGATCATCAGAG AACCTAATATGGCAAAAAGAAAAGCCGAAGTCCTCACAAAGAAAACAGGGAAATCAG TAATCAAAACTGGCATCaagaaaaggaaaataaataatg TTGATACTATGAGCCACGGAGAAGCAGCGTCACCAACTGAAGAACTTCTGTTTCCAGAAGCCACTGAAG ATTCAGATAGTGCAGAGATCATCAGAG AACCtatgacaaaaagaaaaaccgAAGTTGTCACAAAGAAAAAGGAGAAATCAG caaATAAATCCAGAAAGAAACCAAATGATG ACATATTCTTGGTGGAAAAAATTGTTGGTCATCAATCGAAAGGAGGTCAACAATATTACAAAATTAAGTGGTTGGACTTCTCTTCAAAACACAACACATGGGAGCCGATTGAAAACCTGACATCCGTTATGGATATGGTGATCTCGTATGATAAAAAGATACAAAGTATTGTAGAAAAACATCAAccaattgaattgaaagaataa
- the LOC141910015 gene encoding putative G-protein coupled receptor 139 — MNSSSDIAAIGRPYNSYIILMSTVNESGRTRLLSLVLLPILFASGAFGNTCTLLIAGSQQFRALSYSNYLIMLSVSDMLVCVALEAMPLLHFWLRELGFGGVPLNSAAACAVYEVVFLASFCNSSWLVVAISLERLAVVSFPLSSRLICTKTFARSAVACVTVGCFAVSSGFFFSMRFTVSLGCYTVPGRHDEYMTAVGSLCYFVPQFLIAAANTAIVVLLFARKGPRSTDRKSATATRMTVMLVTVSVVFTATTFPSMIIWLLNMLGVHAVVDERMVQVASRLQALNYCINFYVYLLLGKDMRACFCQNVCKCSTIRQ, encoded by the coding sequence ATGAATTCTAGTAGCGATATCGCCGCGATCGGTCGACCTTACAACAGCTACATAATACTGATGTCCACGGTGAACGAGTCTGGTCGCACGCGTCTACTTTCGCTGGTATTGTTACCGATACTCTTCGCGTCGGGTGCGTTCGGGAACACGTGCACTTTGCTGATAGCCGGCAGCCAACAGTTCCGCGCTTTGTCCTATTCGAATTATCTCATAATGTTGTCGGTTAGCGATATGCTCGTCTGCGTCGCTTTGGAGGCGATGCCGCTGTTGCATTTCTGGCTACGGGAACTCGGCTTCGGCGGCGTGCCTCTAAACAGCGCGGCCGCCTGCGCCGTCTATGAGGTCGTGTTCCTCGCGTCGTTCTGTAACAGTTCCTGGCTCGTCGTCGCTATATCGCTCGAGCGTCTGGCCGTCGTTTCGTTCCCGCTGTCGTCGCGCCTAATCTGCACAAAAACCTTCGCCCGAAGCGCCGTGGCTTGCGTCACGGTCGGCTGCTTCGCCGTGTCGTCGGGCTTCTTCTTCAGCATGCGTTTTACGGTATCGCTGGGTTGTTACACCGTACCGGGTCGGCACGACGAATACATGACCGCCGTCGGAAGTCTATGCTACTTCGTGCCGCAGTTCCTGATCGCGGCGGCTAACACGGCCATCGTGGTTCTACTTTTCGCGCGTAAAGGCCCGCGCTCGACCGATAGGAAATCGGCCACCGCTACCCGCATGACCGTCATGCTGGTCACCGTATCCGTCGTTTTTACGGCTACGACTTTCCCGTCGATGATAATCTGGTTGCTAAACATGCTGGGAGTTCACGCGGTCGTGGACGAGAGAATGGTACAGGTCGCCTCGCGTCTACAAGCCCTTAACTACTGTATCAATTTCTACGTATATCTCCTACTGGGCAAAGACATGCGCGCGTGTTTTTGTCAAAATGTCTGTAAATGTTCAACGATTCGTCAGTAA